The following are encoded in a window of Synergistota bacterium genomic DNA:
- the murG gene encoding undecaprenyldiphospho-muramoylpentapeptide beta-N-acetylglucosaminyltransferase gives MIAAAGTGGHIYPAIALADFLRERSVEVFFMTSDRGEGEIIRNHGYKCEEFSYRGFYRRFTLENFRRSIKICVVTFRSMSLISRLKPRVIIGMGGYGQVPAVLSAKFYGIPVLIHEQDVKPGLSTRILSIFASKITLSYEKTLDFLPRWMRKKCHITGNPVRRSVLSVVPGSLKSVWGFNRDKKILLVFGGSLGARKINDVIVDLISKREEWERTLRDWGILLITGKQDFSRVMREVKSVGFRSIVILPYLEHMEKAYGAADLVLSRAGASTVAELRALGLPAILVPYPYSTGNHQWYNAKLLEQEGQAVVVEDSELTSAKILEILKTGLSKGSARGKDASERVGKVVLELAQIG, from the coding sequence TTGATTGCTGCAGCTGGGACGGGAGGACATATTTATCCTGCGATAGCCTTGGCAGATTTCCTGAGGGAGAGGAGCGTCGAGGTCTTCTTTATGACCTCCGATAGAGGAGAGGGAGAAATTATTAGGAATCATGGATATAAATGTGAGGAGTTTTCATACAGAGGATTCTATAGAAGATTCACGCTTGAAAATTTCAGGAGATCTATTAAGATATGTGTGGTTACCTTTAGAAGCATGTCTTTAATAAGTAGACTTAAGCCTCGGGTGATCATTGGAATGGGAGGGTATGGGCAAGTTCCTGCGGTTTTATCTGCGAAATTTTACGGGATTCCCGTCTTGATCCACGAGCAGGATGTGAAGCCTGGGCTCTCAACGCGAATTTTGTCGATTTTTGCGAGTAAGATAACTCTTTCCTATGAGAAAACTTTAGATTTTCTTCCTCGATGGATGAGGAAGAAATGTCATATTACCGGAAATCCCGTTAGAAGGTCCGTTTTAAGCGTTGTCCCTGGAAGCCTTAAGAGCGTATGGGGATTCAATAGGGATAAAAAGATTCTACTTGTATTTGGGGGAAGCTTGGGAGCGAGAAAGATCAATGATGTTATCGTTGATCTTATCAGCAAGAGAGAAGAATGGGAACGAACGCTTAGGGATTGGGGTATCCTTCTTATAACTGGTAAGCAGGACTTTTCCAGAGTCATGAGGGAAGTAAAGAGCGTGGGTTTTAGATCTATCGTTATTCTTCCGTATCTGGAGCACATGGAGAAAGCTTATGGAGCTGCTGATCTCGTCTTGTCTCGAGCTGGCGCGAGCACGGTAGCTGAGCTGAGAGCCCTTGGTTTGCCTGCTATTTTAGTTCCATATCCGTACAGTACAGGTAATCATCAATGGTATAATGCAAAGCTTTTAGAGCAAGAGGGACAGGCAGTGGTCGTTGAGGATAGCGAACTTACTTCTGCTAAGATCTTGGAAATTCTTAAAACGGGGCTTTCAAAGGGCTCTGCGAGGGGAAAAGATGCCTCAGAGCGCGTTGGGAAGGTGGTTTTGGAGCTTGCTCAGATTGGATGA
- the ftsW gene encoding putative lipid II flippase FtsW, producing the protein MLILIAIGTLEVLSSTAPPGYKGGEGLFLFRKHILSILLGFGVLLVLRKVDYEVFFRLSKPIFFGSLVLLLMVFLKGIGVRGGGASRWIRIAPGFAFQPAELLKLSMIIYTASFLCRKRNLLDDFGRGFLPLALLTFGTAALLLAQPDMGTAVVIIGVGVMLWWVGGMKTMRIVKVLLLLIALGALFIWIEPYRRERILAFLNPWAAPHGFGYQIIQALLAFGVGGFWGVGLGRGLQKFYYLPAPHTDFIFAVIGEELGFLGSIAVLVLYMALGWASFSISKRAPTCFGKLLGMGITFLILLQALINLGGVTNFIPSTGIPLPFVSYGGTSMVVSLSCVGILLNIASKVGGEEGSEF; encoded by the coding sequence GTGTTGATTCTAATAGCTATTGGTACGCTTGAGGTTCTTAGTTCTACCGCTCCTCCGGGATACAAAGGAGGAGAAGGTTTATTCCTGTTCAGAAAGCATATTCTTTCTATACTTTTAGGTTTTGGGGTCTTGTTGGTTTTAAGGAAGGTCGATTATGAGGTATTCTTCAGGCTAAGTAAGCCTATCTTTTTCGGCTCACTGGTGCTTCTTTTGATGGTTTTTCTCAAGGGCATAGGAGTGAGAGGAGGAGGAGCCAGTAGGTGGATAAGAATTGCACCTGGCTTCGCTTTTCAACCTGCGGAGCTCTTAAAGCTTTCAATGATAATCTATACGGCTTCTTTCCTATGTAGAAAGAGGAATTTGCTCGATGATTTTGGAAGAGGTTTCCTCCCTCTTGCGCTGTTAACCTTTGGAACTGCGGCTTTGCTTCTGGCTCAACCCGACATGGGGACAGCGGTAGTGATAATAGGGGTTGGGGTAATGCTATGGTGGGTTGGTGGCATGAAAACCATGAGAATAGTGAAAGTTCTACTTCTTCTAATAGCTCTGGGCGCTTTATTCATATGGATCGAGCCATATCGAAGGGAAAGAATATTGGCTTTTTTAAATCCTTGGGCTGCACCTCATGGTTTTGGATATCAGATAATTCAGGCTTTGCTTGCCTTTGGTGTAGGTGGTTTCTGGGGGGTTGGTTTGGGAAGGGGATTGCAAAAGTTTTACTATCTTCCAGCTCCCCATACGGACTTCATCTTCGCGGTTATAGGAGAAGAGCTTGGCTTCCTTGGAAGCATTGCAGTTTTGGTACTTTACATGGCTTTAGGATGGGCTTCTTTTTCTATATCTAAGCGGGCGCCAACCTGTTTTGGCAAGCTTCTTGGCATGGGTATAACCTTTCTTATACTGCTTCAGGCTCTTATTAATTTAGGTGGGGTGACGAACTTTATTCCTTCTACGGGTATACCATTACCCTTCGTTAGTTATGGAGGAACTTCAATGGTTGTAAGTCTCTCATGTGTTGGAATACTGCTTAACATAGCTTCTAAAGTAGGGGGAGAGGAAGGATCAGAGTTTTGA
- the murD gene encoding UDP-N-acetylmuramoyl-L-alanine--D-glutamate ligase, whose product MFDSLCGRKVSVVGASRSGLAVSALLKLKGAQVFVSEISPADEKKEAVEELKRLDISFEFGEHSERVLNSDFIVVSPGVALDIPILLEAKKQGIPVYSEIEVASWFVKVPIYAITGTNGKSTTVNLLHRMLLKSGLKSVLAGNIGYPFSKAILENKEVDCFVLEVSSYQLETIYKFRPRIGAILNLTPDHLDRHKTMDSYVNAKLRIAMNQREDDTIWVNAHDRALREARFISRRYFFDREGIPLEGAGVENGRMIVLGMDIIGVNEIKLKGPHNLENSLCASGMAFQAGASPKAIADVLREFKGLEHRMEFVAEIDGVKYINDSKGTNVVSTLMALDSFKEPIILIAGGRGKRAGYDKLARRIVEKVRFLIVLGEDGPLIREAALKEGFKEENIVSVSSMKEAVETARNLAKKGDCVLLSPACASFDMFSNFEERGRVFKREVLKLQQSSL is encoded by the coding sequence ATGTTTGATTCTCTCTGTGGAAGAAAGGTATCGGTGGTAGGAGCTTCTCGTAGCGGGCTTGCTGTTTCTGCTTTACTTAAGCTGAAGGGAGCGCAAGTTTTCGTTAGTGAAATTTCCCCCGCTGATGAGAAAAAGGAGGCGGTAGAGGAACTCAAAAGGCTTGATATATCATTTGAGTTTGGAGAACATAGTGAGCGCGTTTTAAACTCAGACTTTATAGTGGTCAGTCCTGGAGTTGCGCTTGATATTCCGATTCTCCTTGAGGCGAAAAAGCAAGGAATTCCAGTATATAGTGAGATAGAAGTTGCTTCTTGGTTTGTCAAGGTTCCGATATACGCTATAACAGGCACGAATGGGAAAAGCACCACGGTTAATTTGCTTCATAGAATGCTCCTTAAGTCGGGACTTAAATCTGTTCTTGCGGGAAACATAGGATATCCATTTTCTAAGGCGATACTGGAGAATAAGGAGGTAGACTGTTTTGTTCTTGAGGTTTCGAGCTATCAGCTCGAAACGATATATAAGTTTCGCCCAAGGATAGGAGCGATCTTGAATTTGACTCCTGATCATCTTGATAGACATAAAACGATGGATAGTTATGTTAATGCTAAGCTTAGAATAGCTATGAACCAGAGGGAAGACGACACAATTTGGGTTAACGCTCACGATAGGGCACTTCGTGAAGCTCGCTTTATCTCACGCAGATATTTCTTCGATAGAGAAGGAATTCCTCTGGAAGGAGCAGGTGTTGAAAATGGAAGGATGATCGTCTTAGGTATGGACATTATAGGAGTGAATGAGATTAAGCTTAAGGGTCCTCATAATCTTGAAAACTCTCTTTGTGCTTCTGGAATGGCGTTTCAAGCCGGAGCTTCTCCGAAGGCGATAGCGGATGTCTTAAGGGAGTTTAAAGGACTTGAACATAGAATGGAATTTGTAGCTGAAATAGATGGCGTGAAGTATATAAACGATTCCAAAGGAACTAATGTTGTTTCTACGCTCATGGCTTTGGATTCTTTCAAAGAGCCCATCATACTTATAGCGGGTGGCAGAGGAAAGCGAGCTGGGTATGATAAGCTCGCGAGAAGGATAGTGGAAAAGGTTAGATTTCTCATAGTTCTCGGAGAAGATGGTCCCCTTATAAGAGAGGCAGCGTTGAAAGAAGGATTTAAGGAAGAGAATATAGTGAGTGTCTCAAGTATGAAAGAAGCCGTTGAAACTGCCAGGAACTTGGCAAAAAAGGGGGATTGTGTGCTTCTTTCTCCCGCGTGTGCGAGTTTTGACATGTTTTCGAACTTTGAGGAAAGGGGGAGGGTCTTTAAACGAGAAGTGTTGAAGCTTCAACAAAGTTCCTTATAG